A portion of the Podospora pseudoanserina strain CBS 124.78 chromosome 2, whole genome shotgun sequence genome contains these proteins:
- a CDS encoding hypothetical protein (EggNog:ENOG503NU0K; COG:E), whose protein sequence is MSYSPEASKKGGIRIAIDRGGTFTDCVGSLNGETIIIKLLSEDPSNYSDAPLEGIRRILSHFLKKDIPRDQPLDTSAIESIRMGTTVATNALLERKGEKIAFVTTKGFGDILLIGNQSRPKIFDLAIKKPDVLYEEVVEMEERVTLEDYAEDPKRVLTKVEAKAGTEEAKKEEIVMGLSGEAVRILQRPDREVIKGKLGEIYRKGIKSVAVCLMHGYTFPDHERLVGEVAKEIGFEHISLSHELMPMIKLVSRATSVCADAYLTPAIKKYIAGFQNGFEGGSLGSKSVKENGEKKGARCEFMQSDGGLVDVDKFTGLKAILSGPAGGVVGYAITSYDKKTKVPVIGFDMGGTSTDVSRYGDGRYDHTFETTTAGVTIQSPQLDINTVAAGGGSRLFFKNGLFVVGPDSAGAHPGPACYRKGGPAAVTDANLFLGRLLPEFFPKIFGKNEDEALDTEASRKALQEIADQIQKETGKKMDIDEVAYGFLTVANEAMTRPIRSITEAKGHDTSKHRLATFGGAGGQHAVAIAESLGIKQILVHRYSSVLSAYGMALADVVDERQEPDSSVWSQDSEVVGHLKQKVGSLKEKSREALRDQGFDDSEMVFEEYLNMRYRGTESALMIIKPSDDSWDFGRAFVEHHRYEFGFTLDERDIIIDDVRVRGIGKSFQYGEKTVDEQLKTVQRTDVSPEKKHSEAKVYFEGGRLDTPIYKLTDLSVGNVIKGPAMLADGTQTIVVTPNATALILETHVVVDLPKAAKEKSSESMEEHEVDPIMLSIFGHRFMAIAEQMGRALQKTSVSTNVKERLDFSCAIFDASGGLVANAPHLPVHLGSMSTCVRTQAKIWEGKLKKGDVIISNHPSYGGTHLPDITLLMPAFNEAGDKILFYAASRAHHADIGGITAGSMPPHSRELYQEGAAIKSEKLVSEGKFNEERCIELLYHEPAKYPGCSGTRTLADNINDLRAQVSANQKGISLIEGLISEYGEDTVQFYMVAIQKNAELQVRNLLKTVSKRFQGKELSAVDYMDDGSPIRLKVTIDDQAGEAIFDFAGTGPEVYANINAPEAISYSAIIYCLRCMISEDIPLNQGCLRPITVKIPTKSLLSPSDNAAVVGGNVLTSQRITDVIFKAFEACAASQGCCNNLTFGFGGNVTGQKEVKGFGYYETIAGGSGAGPYWEGTDGVHVHMTNTRITDSEVFERRYPVLLREFSIRRGSGGKGQHRGGDGVVRDIEFRLPMQVSILSERRVYQPYGMAGGEDAEAGLNLWVRKVQKASWETSLKRLQAEKEGEGGDGGDDEGETEERYINMGAKNTAPMKAGDRIIIQTPGGGGWGKQVPRPKTVPDCPRLSRFVRALSQFNLSRRRRIPVGGPFLPDGGAILYSLFRSTKERKEEPALEGDAKTTTKMIVSENLRTASLYINNQLLSRGLLRDGQNIDFTNPGESEEEMGETMSRIMSVVNDLILRRDRDAEHRESLSATLRTLRAESLRQANDIQRLQEKNAEAQRKAGLSDAAETAMRTHIKTAEATIHRLKEEAARTKLLAAQTRSACATEVRKRDRQIEGLKKAVTEAARARGASKSPGVTSITVVGDIGADEQGNLLPPTPTTTASSSDGYDLRQETNSFLAELAKGLSEENEGLLTLIRRTTEQLKDMSGWDGGMVDSDGYALSLPTGYDDMAAEIEAVLEHLRTILTNPSFVPIEEVVVREDEINRLRDGWEKMETRWKEAVHLIDGWRRRMQASGRPVNVEELKMGLRLSPVKVQNVEETAQGGLGLQLESVHEGHESYHHDQVDYQDEDEGPLELVPEGGMEEQDDSDTSSVFEDQQIDMDELDVEEPNVEILQQSVVMPSPPVALAPQPSPLREHFSAGNKGGRDGPNLRRRPKFVEEGVRSRPLSEESPLPPPHADRPQQSPSKKPLLSVRTVPSEETGTAAQPPSAAVSTPDTSISLDSVSLPKAAAAEPKSAVTKKSAPTPPPHATRPIKKPSPAPRPVRETRKPPSRQQEREEKKTSTTSTTTTRQQQQESEARQKKVTSRPPVTRPTRPPITRGRSETRKGDSDTSKPSKPTARNTSATSTTSTRSAPVSSSSKTSIPPNPEPAPGKSPRRVNSRLPLPRNAGSSGSNNSACAAGTATNNAPVLQHPQSPTQAQQSPLSMATIQAKLAASERDADAARVRAKLKAARKGIHLPGPGSGRVTAENSMPNTPTETMSTKSMRSEQSDYIQYQPEQYDDGEDELSSSAVQPHQVIHAEKPRKRERNYGEAVTARKTSDKVASRRRSTLNPWELETLIKGGNAE, encoded by the exons ATGTCTTACTCACCTGAAGCCTCAAAGAAAGGCGGAATCCGCATCGCCATTGACCGCGGCGGCACTTTCACTGACTGCGTTGGGTCCCTGAACGGCGAGACCATCATTATTAAGCTTCTCTCTGAAGACCCCTCCAATTACTCGGATGCTCCCCTCGAAGGCATCCGACgcatcctctcccacttTCTCAAGAAAGATATCCCTCGTGATCAGCCCCTCGATACGTCAGCCATCGAGAGCATACGTATGGGCACCACTGTGGCTACCAACGCTTTGCTGGAGAGGAAAGGAGAGAAGATCGCCTTTGTCACCACCAAAGGGTTTGGGGATATTTTATTGATCGGCAACCAGTCTCGCCCAAAGATCTTTGACTTGGCAATCAAGAAGCCGGATGTGCTTTatgaggaggtggtcgagatggaggagagagtGACGTTGGAGGATTATGCTGAGGATCCGAAGCGGGTGCTTACTAAAgtggaggccaaggctgggACGGAAGAGGCAAAGAAGGAAGAGATTGTCATGGGACTGAGTGGAGAGGCGGTTAGGATTCTGCAAAGACCGGATAGGGAGGTAATCAAGGGCAAGTTGGGGGAGATTTACAGAAAAGGGATCAAGAGTGTGGCTGTTTGCTTGATGCATGGGTATACTTTCCCAGACCatgagaggttggtgggcgAAGTGGCCAAGGAGATTGGGTTTGAGCACATCAGCCTGAGCCATGAGCTGATGCCGATGATCAAGTTGGTCTCAAGAGCAACTTCGGTCTGCGCTGATGCGTATCTTACGCCAGCGATTAAAAAGTACATTGCTGGGTTTCAGAATGGATTTGAAGGCGGTAGCTTGGGCTCGAAGAGTGTCAAGGAAAATGGCGAAAAGAAGGGTGCGAGGTGTGAGTTCATGCAAAGcgatggtgggttggtggatgtCGACAAGTTCACAGGCCTGAAAGCTATCTTGTCCGGCCCCGcaggaggtgttgttggttaCGCCATCACCTCGTACGACAAGAAGACCAAAGTTCCTGTCATTGGGTTTGACATGGGTGGTACCAGCACAGATGTCTCGAGGTATGGAGACGGCAGGTATGACCATACCTTTGAGACAACGACTGCCGGTGTCACCATCCAGTCTCCACAGTTGGATATCAACACAGTTGCCGCTGGTGGCGGATCAAGGCTGTTCTTCAAAAATGGGCTATTTGTTGTCGGACCCGATTCTGCCGGTGCTCACCCTGGTCCTGCTTGCTACCGAAAGGGTGGCCCGGCGGCCGTCACCGATGCCAACTTGTTCTTGGGCAGATTATTGCCCGAGTTCTTCCCCAAGATCTTTGGGAAGAATGAGGACGAGGCCCTGGACACGGAGGCGAGTAGAAAGGCGCTTCAGGAAATCGCAGACCAGATTCAGAAGGAAACGGGAAAGAAGATGGACATCGATGAGGTTGCCTATGGATTCTTGACAGTTGCCAACGAAGCCATGACCCGACCTATCAGAAGCATCACTGAGGCCAAGGGCCACGACACATCTAAGCACCGTCTGGCTACCTTTGGAGGTGCCGGCGGTCAGCACGCTGTTGCTATTGCCGAGTCACTGGGTATCAAGCAGATTCTGGTTCATAGATACTCTTCGGTTCTCTCTGCCTATGGCATGGCCCTTGCAGACGTGGTGGATGAACGTCAAGAGCCAGATTCGAGTGTGTGGAGTCAGGACAGCGAGGTTGTTGGCCATCTCAAGCAAAAAGTCGGAAGTCTGAAGGAAAAATCTCGCGAGGCCTTGAGAGATCAGGGATTTGACGACAGCGAGATGGTCTTTGAGGAGTACCTCAATATGAGATATCGCGGCACCGAATCAGCTCTCATGATCATCAAGCCGAGCGATGACAGCTGGGACTTCGGCAGGGCTTTTGTGGAGCACCACCGTTACGAGTTCGGCTTTACGCTAGATGAGAGGGATATCATTATCGACGACGTCCGTGTGCGTGGCATTGGCAAGAGCTTCCAGTATGGGGAGAAGACAGTCGATGAGCAGCTTAAGACAGTCCAGCGCACAGATGTATCTCCAGAGAAGAAGCACTCCGAAGCCAAGGTTTATTTTGAAGGAGGCCGGCTGGATACCCCCATCTACAAACTTACTGATCTTTCCGTTGGCAACGTTATCAAGGGTCCAGCCATGTTGGCGGATGGCACCCAAACCATTGTCGTCACCCCTAACGCCACTGCTTTGATTCTCGAGACGCACGTTGTGGTCGACCTTCCCAAGGCTGCGAAGGAGAAGTCCTCTGAAAGTATGGAAGAGCATGAGGTTGACCCCATCATGCTCAGCATTTTTGGGCACCGGTTTATGGCCATTGCGGAGCAGATGGGCAGAGCGCTCCAGAAGACAAGCGTCAGTACCAACGTCAAGGAGCGTCTTGATTTTTCTTGTGCCATTTTTGACGCGTCCGGAGGTCTCGTAGCCAATGCTCCTCATTTGCCTGTCCACTTGGGGTCCATGTCGACTTGTGTTCGCACCCAGGCCAAGATCTGGGAgggcaagctcaagaagggcGATGTCATCATTTCCAACCACCCGTCATACGGTGGCACTCACTTACCAGATATCACTCTTCTGATGCCAGCATTCAACGAGGCTGGTGATAAGATTCTGTTTTATGCCGCCTCTCGCGCCCATCACGCTGACATCGGAGGTATCACGGCTGGCAGCATGCCCCCTCACTCCCGCGAGCTGTACCAAGAAGGTGCCGCCATCAAGTCTGAGAAGCTTGTTAGCGAGGGAAAGTTCAATGAAGAACGCTGCATTGAGCTTCTTTATCACGAGCCAGCCAAGTACCCAGGATGCAGCGGTACCCGCACCCTCGCtgacaacatcaacgaccTCCGCGCCCAGGTTTCAGCGAATCAGAAGGGCATCTCCCTCATCGAGGGCCTCATCAGCGAGTATGGTGAGGATACGGTCCAGTTTTACATGGTGGCCATCCAGAAGAACGCGGAACTCCAGGTGCGCAATTTGCTTAAGACTGTATCGAAGCGGTTTCAAGGCAAGGAGCTCTCAGCAGTTGACTACATGGACGACGGGTCTCCCATCCGCCTCAAGGTGACCATTGACGACCAAGCGGGCGAAGCCATCTTTGACTTTGCGGGCACAGGCCCCGAAGTCtacgccaacatcaacgcTCCCGAGGCCATCTCGTACTCGGCCATCATCTACTGCCTCCGGTGTATGATCTCGGAAGACATCCCGCTGAACCAAGGCTGCCTACGCCCCATCACGGTCAAGATTCCCACGAAGAGCTTGCTGTCTCCGTCAGACAACGCTGCCGTGGTGGGCGGCAATGTCTTGACCAGTCAGCGCATCACAGACGTCATCTTCAAGGCCTTTGAAGCCTGTGCCGCcagccaaggctgctgcAATAACTTGAcgtttggctttggtggaAACGTCACGGGCCAGAAAGAGGTCAAAGGGTTCGGGTACTACGAGACGATTGCGGGCGGGAGCGGCGCCGGGCCGTACTGGGAGGGGACAGATGGAGTTCACGTGCACATGACGAATACCAGAATCACGGATTCAGAGGTGTTTGAGAGACGGTATCCGGTTTTGTTGCGGGAATTCTCCATCAGGAGGGGATCAGGTGGTAAGGGACAGCATAGGGGTGGCGATGGCGTGGTGAGGGATATTGAGTTTAGGTTGCCGATGCAGGTGTCGATCTTGAGTGAGAGGAGGGTTTACCAGCCGTATGGCATGGCCGGGGGTGAGGATGCGGAGGCGGGGTTGAACTTGTGGGTGAGGAAAGTGCAGAAGGCTAGCTGGGAGACAAGTTTGAAGAGGCTACAGGctgagaaggaaggggaggggggtgatggtggtgatgacgaaggggagacggaggagaggTACATCAACATGGGGGCCAAGAACACGGCGCCGATGAAGGCGGGTGaccgcatcatcatccaaactcccggaggaggtggctggGGCAAG CAAGTCCCACGTCCCAAGACTGTCCCAGACTGTCCCAGACTGTCCCGATTTGTTCGTGCCCTTTCCCAATTCAATCTTTCTCGAAGGAGACGCATCCCTGTTGGAGGGCCATTTCTACCTGACGGGGGGGCCATTCTTTACTCTCTCTTCCGCTCCaccaaagaaagaaaagaagaaccGGCGCTGGAGGGAGATGCGAAAACAACGACGAAGATGATTGTGTCCGAAAACCTGCGTACGGCGTCGCTgtacatcaacaaccagctaCTGTCTAGAGGCCTGCTGCGCGATGGCCAGAACATCGACTTTACCAACCCGggggagagcgaggaggagatgggcgAGACCATGAGCCGGATCATGTCGGTGGTGAATGACTTGATTTTGCGCCGTGAT CGCGATGCAGAGCACCGTGAATCTCTCTCCGCTACTCTCCGCACGCTGCGCGCCGAGTCCCTCCGACAAGCCAACGACATCCAGCGCCTGCAAGAAAAGAACGCAGAGGCCCAGCGCAAAGCTGGCCTGAGCGACGCTGCCGAAACTGCTATGAGAACGCACATCAAGACGGCCGAGGCGACGATTCACCGCCTCAAAGAAGAGGCTGCGAGGACGAAGTTGCTGGCTGCCCAAACACGATCTGCCTGCGCCACAGAGGTCCGCAAGAGGGACCGCCAGATTGAGGGGCTGAAAAAGGCGGTAACAGAAGCGGCTAGAGCGAGAGGCGCTAGCAAGAGCCCAGGTGTCACCTCCATCACGGTGGTTGGCGATATCGGCGCCGATGAACAGGGCAACCTATTGCCTCCCACGCCCACGACGACGGCCAGTAGCAGTGATGGGTATGATCTCCGTCAGGAAACAAACTCGTTCCTCGCTGAATTGGCCAAGGGGCTGAGCGAAGAGAATGAGGGGCTTCTGACTCTAATCAGGAGGACGACGGAACAGTTGAAGGACATGAGCGGCTGGGACGGTGGAATGGTGGACAGTGACGGGTATGCTCTGTCGTTGCCCACCGGTTACGATGACATGGCCGCTGAGATTGAGGCTGTCCTTGAACATCTGAGGACGATCCTTACCAACCCATCATTTGTGCCGATTgaggaagtggtggtgagagaagATGAGATCAACAGGCTGCGCGACgggtgggagaagatggagacgCGATGGAAAGAGGCGGTCCATCTCATTGAtggctggcggaggagaatgCAGGCCAGTGGGCGGCCTGTTAAtgtggaggagctcaagatgGGCCTGCGCCTTAGTCCGGTCAAGGTTCAAAACGTGGAAGAGACGGCTCAAGGTGGGCTAGGACTGCAATTGGAATCTGTCCATGAGGGCCATGAGAGTTATCATCATGATCAAGTTGACTAccaggacgaggacgagggtcCTTTGGAGTTGGTGCCTGAGGGTGGCATGGAGGAACAGGACGACAGCGATACTTCGAGTGTCTTTGAAGACCAGCAGATTGATATGGACGAGTTGGATGTTGAGGAGCCTAACGTTGAGATCCTTCAGCAGTCGGTCGTGATGCCCTCGCCTCCCGTCGCTCTGgccccccagcccagcccgtTGCGCGAACATTTTTCGGCCGGAAACAAGGGTGGAAGAGACGGCCCCAATTTGAGGAGACGTCCAAAGTTTGTCGAAGAAGGCGTCCGGAGCCGACCCCTTTCTGAAGAATCGCCGTTACCACCTCCCCATGCCGACAGACCCCAGCAATCACCATCCAAGAAGCCGCTATTATCAGTACGGACCGTGCCTTCTGAGGAAACTGGCACGGCTGCGCAACCGCCTTCCGCGGCCGTCTCTACACCTGATACATCTATCTCTCTGGACAGCGTCTCGTTGCCTAAGGCCGCCGCGGCGGAACCGAAGAGTGCAGTCACGAAAAAGTCAGCGCCAACGCCCCCACCGCATGCGACAAGACCAATCAAGAAGCCATCCCCTGCCCCGAGACCAGTAAGGGAAACACGAAaacctccatctcggcaacaagagcgggaggagaagaaaacTAGTActaccagcaccaccactacccggcagcagcaacaggaaAGCGAAGCCAGGCAGAAAAAGGTCACTTCCCGGCCCCCCGTAACACGTCCTACCAGACCACCCATCACCCGTGGACGCTCAGAGACCCGCAAAGGGGACAGCGATacctccaagccctccaagcCAACCGCCCGCAACACCTCCGCTACCTCGACCACCTCTACCCGATCCGCGCCAGTCTCATCGAGCTCCAAGACCTCTATCCCGCCCAACCCAGAACCAGCGCCCGGAAAATCCCCTCGCCGCGTGAACTCtcgccttcccctcccacgTAACGCTGGCAGCAGCGGAAGTAATAATTCTGCCTGCGCAGCTGGTACCGCCACTAATAACGCCCCGGTATTGCAACACCCTCAGTCTCCAACACAAGCCCAGCAATCCCCTCTTTCCATGGCGACCATTCAAGCCAAGCTTGCCGCTTCGGAACGCGATGCTGATGCGGCCCGCGTGAGAGCCAAACTCAAGGCAGCAAGGAAGGGCATCCACCTCCCAGGTCCCGGTTCAGGTCGGGTTACAGCAGAGAATAGCATGCCCAACACACCTACCGAAACAATGTCGACCAAGAGTATGAGATCGGAGCAGAGCGACTACATTCAGTATCAGCCTGAGCAGTACgacgatggtgaggatgagctCAGCTCATCGGCTGTCCAGCCTCATCAGGTTATCCATGCAGAGAAGCCACGCAAACGGGAGAGGAATTATGGAGAAGCTGTGACGGCACGGAAGACAAGCGACAAGGTGGCAAGCCGGAGAAGGAGTACTTTGAATCCATGGGAGCTGGAGACGTTGATAAAGGGTGGAAATGCCGAGTAG
- a CDS encoding hypothetical protein (COG:L; EggNog:ENOG503Q3YH), with translation MVRDDIPEEGPGDVQPTNKVFCTYCGKGFTRKEHLERHLPQHTNIKPHVCQFCKIGFSRRDLLQRHISSLHEQGPIDAITGGMMTVTGRTPISCQNCATAKTGCDKKVPCTRCAEKSLHCEARYARRSSKAAIRVQQAHAAQASAVASHQQAAAAASAAAAAANFMAYPAAPFGHVSHLPATINPSYMDLMRGVPLKMEEKMESITVDTKPHRSPMKSPMVTHPISPPSFPSPHNRGDMGMDEYMGDMTDPQYFLSPWDTYTIGGIDMYQGDPGTIPLERADISMDFGVNDLSAPTSEPMTASSSRGSHTRETSIVSAAEYETTVRQRQNQHGQADLSLSTMPTDSSIPEFEVVQVAEGAWNLARCLPPLPTTNCPRTAIVHLECLEKKSKQEGTWSSLEKYLEQAPDVADLGSVVPIKDRTRDQLLAITQGFLYKALDIHRSSIPPSSYRPGHPNAGEPSNFNYIVLPPSKILEYFLSSYVRSLSVYYPLVNGGVDPNEMLLQDNLASTLLVLLMIAQGAAAMPMAEARYLSAGLTETCRISLFDIVEKDVELSADPITLRCALLFLVLGAWSGDKWLMDIAMGQRGMYISMLKHASMMESQPAMIPVFNKSSDLELEWHHWKERERRNRLVYNYVMLDQELSLFHDVTPLFAITELKCPLPGPEPLWQCQTSAEWLNKMQSAYGSTANVNPQLLEAATVTPSLCDLFQDFLHDNLSRRQSQGGLSPQQLRLLLHPIQSLICHLRQMLSCFSDVLSGGPISRSRNPGTITRSSTQQRMDEVQTLLAKWYDMTRAYLQREPNCPITRCNLVLYHLISLNATASFPEIERLARREAFSAEGTDWSWELNLRSKRCIFQRDQSMYHCGQVFKLLRAMPNNRRPAWWSAAMYRATMVLWAMSLTWGQNPGLVDAGGAGAGVPGSSTSPVIKQQNPEEGGVIAAAGAGAGARAGAGGGGGEQVVVIDQITTEEEKRVMPVLWEDSTVVALTRLPQQGGGTVVIKTRESKPGESSGEILRYAIQNIDAGFSSRVGDGIKRKLEQLGKNWDGGAGSEVHGLPVMS, from the exons ATGGTTCGAGACGACATCCCAGAGGAAGGACCTGGTGATGTGCAGCCCACCAACAAGGTGTTCTGTACATACTGCGGAAAGGGCTTCACTCGCAAAGAGCATCTCGAAAGACATCTTCCACAGC acaccaacatcaaaccaCACGTCTGTCAGTTTTGCAAGATAGGCTTCAGCCGTCG GGACTTGCTGCAACGGCACATCTCCTCGCTCCACGAACAAGGCCCCATCGATGCTATCACGGGCGGGATGATGACTGTCACAGGACGGACACCCATTTCGTGCCAGAACTGTGCCACGGCAAAGACAGGATGTGACAAAAAGGTGCCATGTACGAGGTGCGCTGAAAAGAGCCTCCACTGTGAGGCTCGCTATGCCCGACGGTCGTCCAAGGCGGCTATTCGTGTCCAGCAGGCACATGCTGCGCAAGCAAGCGCTGTTGCATCCCATCAacaggcggcggcagcagcttcggctgctgctgctgctgccaattTCATGGCATACCCTGCCGCTCCGTTTGGCCATGTGTCCCACTTGCCTGcgaccatcaacccctcGTACATGGACCTTATGAGAGGTGTTCCACTTAAGAtggaggaaaagatggaATCAATCACAGTGGACACGAAGCCACACCGCTCTCCCATGAAGTCTCCCATGGTCACCCACCCTATCAGCCCGCCTAGCTTTCCCTCGCCACACAATCGGGGTGATATGGGCATGGATGAGTACATGGGTGACATGACGGATCCCCAGTACTTTTTGTCGCCCTGGGACACCTACACGATCGGCGGTATCGACATGTACCAAGGTGATCCTGGGACCATCCCGCTGGAAAGGGCCGACATTTCGATGGACTTTGGTGTAAACGATCTGTCTGCCCCTACATCAGAGCCGATGACGGCGAGTTCCTCGCGCGGGTCACACACCAGGGAGACGAGCATCGTCTCGGCAGCCGAATATGAAACTACAGTGAGGCAACGGCAAAATCAGCATGGACAGGCGGATTTGTCCTTGTCGACCATGCCGACCGACAGCTCCATCCCCGAGTTTGAGGTTGTGCAGGTGGCCGAAGGGGCGTGGAACCTGGCGCGATGTTTACCGCCTTTGCCCACAACCAACTGTCCACGCACGGCGATTGTGCATCTCGAGTGCCTGgagaaaaagtcaaaacaAGAAGGGACGTGGAGTTCGTTGGAGAAATACCTGGAGCAAGCGCCAGACGTGGCTGATTTGGGGTCGGTGGTACCGATCAAGGACCGCACACGTGATCAGCTGCTGGCCATCACGCAAGGATTTCTCTACAAGGCTCTCGACATTCATCGCAGCAGCATTCCGCCCTCCTCATACAGGCCTGGACATCCCAACGCCGGGGAACCTTCCAACTTCAACTACATTGTGCTGCCGCCGTCCAAGATTTTGGAGTATTTTTTGAGCAGCTATGTCAGAAGTTTGTCGGTGTACTACCCCTTGGTCAACGGGGGCGTGGATCCCAATGAAATGCTGCTGCAGGACAACTTGGCCTCGACACTCTTGGTCCTGCTCATGATTGCCCAAGGAGCGGCTGCGATGCCCATGGCTGAGGCGCGATACCTTTCGGCTGGCTTGACCGAGACGTGCCGGATTTCGTTATTTGATATTGTCGAAAAAGACGTCGAGTTGTCAGCAGACCCGATTACTCTGCGGTGCGCTTTACTTTTCCTCGTGCTGGGTGCGTGGAGCGGTGACAAGTGGTTGATGGACATTGCCATGGGTCAGCGGGGGATGTATATTTCC ATGCTCAAACACGCAAGCATGATGGAGTCGCAGCCTGCCATGATTCCTGTGTTCAACAAGTCCAGCGACCTTGAGCTGGAATGGCACCAttggaaagaaagagaaagaaggaacAGGCTGGTTTACAACTACGTCATGCTCGACCAGGagctctccctcttccacgACGTCACGCCCCTTTTTGCCATCACCGAACTCAAATGTCCTCTCCCCGGCCCGGAGCCCCTCTGGCAGTGTCAGACATCCGCTGAATGGCTCAACAAGATGCAATCGGCGTACGGCTCCACTGCCAACGTGaacccccagctcctcgaagCCGCCACCGTGACGCCCTCCCTCTGCGATTTGTTCCAAGACTTCCTCCATGACAACCTCTCCCGCCGCCAGAGCCAAGGCGGCCTCTCGCCCCAGCAGCTcagactcctcctccaccccatccagTCCCTCATCTGTCACCTCCGCCAAATGCTCTCTTGCTTTTCTGACGTTCTCAGCGGCGGTCCCATTTCCCGCTCGCGCAACCCGGGCACCATCACCcgctcctccacccagcAGCGCATGGACGAGGTGCAAACCCTTTTGGCCAAGTGGTATGACATGACGCGGGCTTATCTGCAAAGAGAACCAAACTGCCCCATAACGCGTTGCAACCTGGTGCTGTACCatctcatctccctcaacgcGACGGCCAGCTTTCCCGAGATTGAAAGACTTGCCAGGAGGGAAGCGTTTTCGGCCGAGGGCACGGACTGGTCGTGGGAGTTGAATCTGAGGTCGAAGAGGTGCATTTTTCAACGGGATCAGTCGATGTACCACTGCGGGCAGGTTTTCAAGTTGTTGAGGGCGATGCCGAACAATCGGCGTCCGGCGTGGTGGAGCGCGGCGATGTATAGAGCTACCATGGTGCTTTGGGCCATGAGTTTGACTTGGGGGCAGAATCCGGGGTTAGTGGATGCTGGCGGCGCTGGGGCTGGTGTTCCTGGTTCGTCGACGTCACCGGTTATCAAGCAGCAGAAtccggaggagggtggtgtgaTTGCcgcggcgggggcgggggcgggggcgagagcgggagcgggaggagggggaggggaacaAGTGGTGGTTATCGATCAGATAActacggaggaggagaagagggtgatgcCGGTTTTGTGGGAGGACTCTACGGTTGTAGCGCTGACGAGATTGCCGCAGCAAGGAGGTGGGACGGTCGTGATTAAGACGAGGGAAAGCAAACCGGGGGAGTCGTCGGGGGAGATTTTAAGGTATGCGATTCAGAATATTGATGCTGGGTTCAGCtcgagggtgggggatgggattAAAAGGAAGTTGGAGCAGCTGGGGAAGAACTGGGACGGAGGAGCCGGTTCAGAGGTCCATGGGCTTCCAGTCATGAGTTGA